The Marinilongibacter aquaticus genome has a window encoding:
- a CDS encoding glycosyl hydrolase translates to MKRRNFVKTSLLGTSGIFFIDSILGCTNPILEEKSKESLEEIYAGFQNPPAQSRLFVRWWWNGNRLSEKEILRELDVMKAAGIGGVEINPIAFAGDTDPVGYEALTIFTDEWLAMLEVALKGAKARGIICDMIVGSGWPFGGEFLKKDEQTQMVTIGTVDLDGGKNYTLNIEELLDEVNPPIHSKNKVVYKDIVMARLLPKEANTFMEGTDLMNRIEGNSLSIEVPSGSYVLYYVVKLTGFMAVINGAPGAAGPVLNHYSKPATEAYLNRVSGFINGKMGHMGDYIRAMFCDSMELEGANWVDDLPDEFEKRRGYALWPYLPFVLKKVGHMGNPLDEAYGTTFPQTVVDKIKRVDLDYYQTRIELFKERFIDTFNDWCHTQGVQSRMQAYGRGMHPLEASMSIDIPECETWLSKDVGREFPNIGSTGRAPRMCNKYVASGANLAGKQIISCEEVTNTSMVFMATLENIKIVGDQSNISGVNHSILHGFNYSPPEAIFPGWVRYGTYFNEQNTWWPYFKNWADYKARLSFLLQKAVPQANVGILQPLTDLWLKYGPQRDPFPQHVYPDYQDNLWEAVHQNGGACDYVSENIIKNATFKKGEMRYNNRSYDTLLLPGIETLDIETTEALKKFAESGGKVVCIGKRPVQSPAYAERQASDEAVKKLTDELLESENAFLYPAPTDDIIAWYGEMQEDLELKPFVKFEQTHKYLNQASYRIGEHEVFFIANTSLSEHISVKAEFQVNENHHPWIWNLETGEKQVYSSLGKTQSLQLELPKATSVLIVFEPTAEGSEFEPIAQSQTGQNLNGPWHLTCKHIDGHAFELELPALSNLGEHKQMENFAGEVLYTLHFDQNESAQFSCIDLGDVQGISELSLNGKHLGTKWYGAQLFDIGEAIQAGENKLEIKLTTIIGNYVKSLKDNRVAQNWTHYQENYPMGILGPVRLV, encoded by the coding sequence ATGAAACGTAGAAATTTTGTAAAAACCAGCCTTCTCGGCACTTCTGGAATCTTCTTTATCGACTCGATTTTGGGCTGCACCAATCCCATTTTAGAAGAAAAAAGCAAAGAAAGCTTAGAAGAAATTTATGCTGGATTTCAGAATCCACCCGCACAGTCTCGCCTTTTCGTCCGCTGGTGGTGGAACGGAAACCGACTGTCGGAAAAGGAAATTCTACGTGAATTGGACGTGATGAAAGCCGCCGGAATCGGCGGGGTGGAGATCAACCCGATTGCCTTTGCCGGAGATACCGACCCTGTGGGCTATGAAGCCCTGACCATTTTTACAGATGAATGGTTGGCTATGCTCGAAGTCGCCTTGAAAGGAGCCAAAGCACGCGGCATAATTTGCGATATGATCGTGGGCTCGGGCTGGCCATTCGGTGGCGAATTCCTGAAGAAAGACGAACAAACCCAGATGGTCACCATTGGTACGGTCGACCTCGATGGAGGAAAGAATTACACCCTAAATATTGAGGAATTGCTGGATGAGGTCAACCCGCCCATACACTCCAAAAACAAAGTCGTGTACAAAGACATCGTCATGGCCCGACTGCTCCCAAAAGAGGCCAACACGTTTATGGAAGGCACAGACCTGATGAATCGTATTGAAGGCAATAGCTTGTCTATTGAGGTACCCTCTGGCAGTTATGTACTGTATTATGTGGTCAAACTCACTGGCTTTATGGCTGTAATCAACGGAGCTCCGGGTGCGGCTGGCCCTGTGCTGAACCATTACAGCAAACCCGCCACAGAAGCCTACCTGAACCGTGTTTCCGGTTTTATCAATGGTAAAATGGGACACATGGGCGACTACATTCGGGCCATGTTCTGCGACAGCATGGAGCTCGAAGGGGCCAATTGGGTCGACGACCTCCCCGACGAGTTCGAAAAAAGAAGAGGGTATGCCCTTTGGCCCTACCTTCCTTTTGTGCTCAAGAAAGTGGGCCATATGGGTAATCCGCTCGATGAAGCCTACGGCACGACATTCCCACAAACTGTAGTAGACAAAATAAAACGGGTAGACCTCGATTATTACCAAACACGAATCGAGCTTTTCAAAGAACGCTTTATCGATACTTTCAACGACTGGTGCCATACCCAAGGTGTACAGTCGAGAATGCAAGCCTATGGGCGAGGAATGCATCCGCTCGAAGCCAGTATGTCGATCGATATTCCAGAATGCGAAACATGGTTATCGAAAGATGTCGGACGCGAATTTCCCAATATTGGGTCGACGGGGAGAGCTCCCCGGATGTGCAACAAATACGTAGCCTCTGGAGCAAACCTAGCCGGAAAGCAAATCATAAGCTGCGAAGAAGTAACCAATACTTCCATGGTGTTTATGGCCACTTTGGAAAACATCAAAATTGTGGGCGACCAGAGCAACATTTCAGGGGTAAACCATTCGATTTTACACGGTTTCAACTATTCCCCACCCGAAGCCATTTTTCCGGGCTGGGTACGATACGGCACCTATTTCAATGAGCAAAACACGTGGTGGCCTTATTTTAAGAATTGGGCCGATTACAAAGCACGCCTGTCTTTTCTTTTGCAAAAGGCCGTTCCACAAGCCAATGTGGGCATTTTGCAACCTTTAACCGACCTTTGGCTCAAATACGGCCCGCAACGCGACCCTTTCCCGCAGCATGTTTATCCCGACTATCAAGACAATTTATGGGAAGCCGTGCACCAAAATGGCGGAGCTTGCGATTATGTCAGTGAAAACATCATCAAAAATGCCACTTTCAAAAAGGGAGAAATGCGGTACAACAACCGCAGCTACGATACCCTTTTGCTCCCGGGAATTGAAACGCTAGATATAGAAACCACCGAAGCTTTGAAAAAATTTGCTGAAAGCGGAGGAAAGGTTGTGTGTATTGGCAAACGGCCAGTACAATCGCCTGCTTATGCCGAAAGGCAAGCCAGCGACGAAGCCGTAAAAAAACTTACCGACGAATTGCTGGAAAGTGAAAACGCCTTTCTTTACCCCGCTCCCACAGACGACATTATCGCATGGTATGGCGAAATGCAAGAGGATTTGGAATTGAAGCCTTTCGTTAAATTCGAACAAACCCATAAATACCTGAACCAAGCGAGCTACAGGATAGGCGAACACGAGGTCTTTTTTATTGCCAACACCAGCCTTTCAGAACATATTTCGGTCAAAGCCGAATTTCAAGTCAACGAAAACCACCACCCTTGGATCTGGAACCTCGAAACAGGCGAGAAACAAGTCTATTCCTCTTTGGGCAAGACGCAAAGCTTACAATTGGAATTGCCCAAAGCCACTTCTGTGCTCATCGTTTTCGAGCCCACGGCCGAAGGAAGCGAGTTCGAGCCGATTGCCCAATCTCAAACAGGCCAAAACCTGAATGGTCCTTGGCATTTGACTTGCAAGCACATCGACGGCCATGCATTTGAACTCGAATTGCCGGCACTCTCCAATTTGGGTGAACACAAACAAATGGAAAACTTTGCCGGAGAAGTGTTGTATACGCTACATTTTGATCAAAACGAATCAGCCCAATTCTCTTGCATTGATCTGGGCGACGTGCAAGGCATTAGCGAACTGAGCTTGAACGGCAAGCATTTGGGCACGAAATGGTACGGAGCTCAGCTCTTTGACATTGGCGAGGCCATTCAGGCGGGTGAAAACAAATTGGAAATCAAATTGACCACCATTATCGGCAATTATGTGAAGAGTTTGAAAGACAACCGTGTGGCTCAAAACTGGACACATTACCAAGAAAATTACCCCATGGGCATTCTCGGACCTGTACGATTGGTGTAA
- a CDS encoding response regulator transcription factor has product MKILLVEDEVQLAKSIVDYLTGESYLCEWAATYAEAMDKVAVYEYDCILLDLMIPGGNGLEVLEALREMGKNDGVIIISAKGALDDKIKGLNLGADDYLPKPFHLSELGARLFSVLRRKRFNQANKVQSGALEIDLWAKTVAVNGEVLILTKMEFDLLLFLVSNKGRVISKAALAEHLSGDMADMLDNHGFVYAHMKNLKRKLADAGCPDYVKTVYGMGYRWSP; this is encoded by the coding sequence TTGAAAATTCTGCTCGTAGAAGACGAAGTGCAATTGGCAAAAAGTATAGTAGATTACCTGACAGGCGAAAGCTACCTCTGTGAGTGGGCTGCGACTTATGCCGAGGCGATGGACAAGGTGGCGGTGTATGAATACGACTGTATTTTGCTCGATTTGATGATTCCTGGAGGGAATGGGCTGGAAGTACTCGAGGCACTTCGCGAGATGGGGAAAAACGATGGCGTGATCATTATTTCTGCCAAAGGGGCTCTCGACGATAAAATAAAGGGCTTAAACTTGGGAGCCGACGATTATTTGCCGAAACCTTTTCACCTTTCCGAATTGGGGGCACGCCTGTTTTCTGTATTGCGTCGCAAGCGTTTCAATCAGGCCAATAAAGTGCAGTCTGGGGCTTTGGAGATTGACTTGTGGGCAAAAACGGTGGCGGTAAATGGAGAGGTTTTGATACTGACCAAAATGGAGTTCGACCTGCTGTTGTTTTTGGTAAGCAATAAAGGACGGGTTATTTCAAAGGCTGCTTTGGCCGAACATCTTTCGGGCGATATGGCCGATATGCTAGACAATCATGGTTTTGTGTATGCACACATGAAAAACCTCAAAAGGAAGCTGGCCGACGCCGGATGCCCCGATTATGTGAAAACAGTTTACGGAATGGGTTATCGCTGGTCGCCATGA
- a CDS encoding sensor histidine kinase yields the protein MKKLLHRTLRYYALYAVGMVCLITPFSYWLFQKIHLDDVDEAIWLRSREFDAQAQWAKLSEEDIGKWNDFNRDIKILPDTVQIEKGQIVQQVFYDALADEWEPYRVLYRNIPTATSPKVLMIRINLIESKDLLLASAEVVLCILLALLIGFLFLTRVISKKLWSPFYHSLDLLDAFDIEQTNKPAFSKTDIAEFHKLNVALERLIADNMKAFEREKEFTQNASHELQTPLAIFQSKLDMLLQSKDLTAEQAEILQELYAASARLLRINRNLLLLAKIEHKQFSEVETLSFKSIIEEALPYFQDQAFEKDLTINWVFGTEGVVNGSRGLCEILVNNLIMNAIRHNVRGGEVNISLQKGCLKIQNTGQVEALQGDEVFRRFSRGNKQAVSSGLGLAIVKKIARQYRWEIEYRFQDSQHTFSLFF from the coding sequence ATGAAAAAATTATTGCACCGTACGCTTCGCTATTATGCCCTCTATGCGGTGGGCATGGTTTGCCTGATCACCCCCTTTTCGTATTGGCTTTTCCAGAAAATCCATTTGGACGATGTCGACGAAGCCATCTGGTTGCGAAGTCGCGAGTTTGATGCCCAAGCCCAATGGGCAAAGCTCTCTGAAGAGGATATCGGGAAATGGAATGATTTCAATCGCGACATAAAAATTTTGCCCGACACCGTTCAAATCGAAAAAGGGCAGATTGTGCAGCAGGTTTTTTACGATGCCTTGGCCGATGAATGGGAGCCCTATCGGGTTTTGTACCGCAATATTCCCACAGCGACGAGTCCAAAAGTGCTTATGATTCGGATCAATTTGATCGAATCGAAAGACCTTCTCTTGGCTTCTGCCGAAGTGGTGCTCTGCATTTTGCTGGCTCTTTTGATCGGCTTTTTGTTTCTCACTCGCGTCATTTCTAAAAAACTGTGGAGTCCGTTTTATCATTCCCTCGATTTGCTCGACGCTTTCGATATCGAACAGACGAACAAGCCTGCATTTTCAAAGACGGATATTGCCGAATTTCATAAGTTGAATGTCGCTTTGGAGCGGTTGATTGCCGACAATATGAAGGCTTTTGAGCGTGAAAAGGAGTTTACGCAGAATGCCTCGCATGAATTGCAAACCCCGCTGGCCATTTTTCAGTCCAAGCTCGACATGCTGCTTCAAAGCAAAGACCTCACTGCCGAACAGGCCGAAATCTTGCAAGAACTGTACGCCGCTTCGGCTCGACTGCTGCGAATAAACCGCAACTTACTGCTTTTGGCAAAAATTGAACACAAACAATTTTCAGAAGTAGAAACCCTTTCCTTTAAGTCGATTATTGAAGAAGCCTTGCCTTATTTTCAAGATCAAGCTTTCGAAAAAGACTTAACAATCAATTGGGTTTTCGGAACGGAAGGTGTGGTCAACGGAAGCCGAGGTTTATGCGAGATATTGGTCAATAATCTGATAATGAATGCGATAAGACACAATGTGCGGGGTGGCGAAGTAAATATATCTCTGCAAAAAGGGTGTCTGAAGATCCAAAATACGGGACAGGTGGAGGCTTTGCAGGGAGATGAGGTTTTCCGGCGTTTTTCAAGAGGGAACAAGCAGGCCGTGAGTTCGGGTTTGGGTTTGGCCATTGTCAAAAAAATTGCTCGACAATATCGTTGGGAAATCGAATACCGCTTTCAGGATTCGCAGCACACCTTTTCTTTGTTCTTCTAA
- a CDS encoding TonB-dependent receptor plug domain-containing protein, which translates to MKVRLFYILLLLLPGPLLFGQLAKVELRITNPAEEVDPKLISVRVNKLSVPNRFENSSLLLRLPKGENIVHLSYTGFKRQDFILQIKGDTLIYFKFEQEATTLEEVKIQGQGIDLDAPQMSVERVSTKELLKLPILMGELDIQRGLQTLSGVSSVGEGANGLNIRGGSTDQNLLLIDNTPIYNPTHLFGLLSVVPSEAISRIDLYKGAIPVNYGGRIASVIDLKTADPSLEKLKVKGGAGLIASKLSIEAPIIKQKLSFQLVGRASFTSFLLHNFKNLRPFNGHFNELYGQLLFRPSDKDKLSLMHFNTYDFTSIEGVSIDPEINNSNVSEIAYRIENSALKWTHAFGNKKLFSNLILSQSRYRPSLNSPDSLLSVRVDNSILNQKASFNLLHNKAERQIEGGAEVQLNKIEAGNYFENHVNTFSLPLEKSLESAAYLNYQSPILGDKMKANLGLRYSWFLNLGPAVYREYSLSGNEITEESAKETVEISSHKAYHTYGGFEPRISLAYSLSEESSLKANLTVSRQYIQIVANNTTPLPVSRWKTSDQYLKPQVGKLYTFGYYRSSPSQKFSFSGEVYFRQTANYTDVKMGSNFLLKPFVETELLQGKNKAYGFETSLNRVFGQTTLNLNYTFSRSFNKIVGQSPYSEINSGNWYRSNFDRPHAFNVSLKIQQSPIHHFAFYFTFASGRPYTAPEGIVRLEGKNYPIYIDRNNARIPAYHRLDFSWLIENPRQGNRRLKGNWAFNVYNLYAHKNIYSIFFNNTIGALNAYKLSVFASAIPSLSYNFTFE; encoded by the coding sequence ATGAAAGTCCGTTTATTTTATATTCTTCTGCTCCTTTTGCCTGGACCTCTACTTTTTGGTCAATTGGCGAAAGTTGAACTCCGGATCACAAATCCCGCAGAAGAGGTAGACCCAAAACTAATCAGTGTGCGGGTCAACAAGCTTTCGGTGCCCAATCGTTTCGAAAACAGCAGCCTTTTACTTCGCTTACCGAAAGGCGAAAATATTGTCCATTTAAGTTATACAGGATTCAAAAGGCAAGACTTCATCTTGCAAATAAAGGGCGATACGCTTATTTATTTCAAATTTGAACAAGAAGCCACCACCTTGGAAGAGGTGAAAATACAAGGCCAGGGCATCGATTTGGATGCTCCGCAAATGAGCGTGGAAAGGGTTTCGACAAAGGAGTTATTGAAGCTGCCCATTTTGATGGGCGAGCTCGATATACAACGAGGATTGCAAACGTTATCGGGGGTTTCGTCTGTGGGCGAAGGGGCAAATGGCCTCAATATCCGAGGAGGCAGCACCGACCAAAATTTGCTGCTGATCGACAATACACCGATTTACAATCCCACACATTTGTTCGGGCTCTTGTCTGTGGTGCCTTCCGAGGCTATCAGCCGAATTGATCTGTACAAAGGGGCCATTCCTGTAAACTACGGCGGCCGTATCGCTTCGGTAATCGATTTGAAAACCGCCGACCCAAGCCTAGAAAAACTTAAAGTAAAAGGTGGTGCCGGATTAATTGCTTCGAAACTGAGCATCGAGGCCCCTATAATTAAACAAAAACTCAGTTTTCAGCTTGTGGGCCGAGCTTCCTTCACCAGTTTCCTGCTGCACAATTTCAAGAATTTACGCCCATTCAATGGGCATTTCAATGAACTTTACGGGCAATTGCTCTTTCGGCCTTCCGACAAAGACAAATTGAGTTTGATGCATTTCAACACTTACGATTTCACCTCCATTGAAGGCGTTTCTATCGATCCGGAAATCAACAATTCAAATGTTTCTGAAATCGCCTACCGTATTGAAAACAGTGCGTTAAAATGGACACACGCCTTCGGAAACAAAAAACTATTCAGCAATCTCATTCTTTCTCAATCGCGGTATCGTCCATCGCTCAACAGCCCCGATTCACTGCTTTCTGTACGGGTGGACAACAGCATTCTCAACCAAAAAGCAAGTTTCAATCTTTTGCACAACAAGGCCGAAAGGCAAATTGAAGGCGGAGCAGAAGTGCAATTGAACAAAATTGAAGCAGGAAATTATTTCGAAAACCATGTAAACACCTTTAGCTTACCGCTCGAAAAATCGCTCGAATCGGCGGCTTATCTGAATTACCAAAGCCCTATTTTGGGGGACAAAATGAAAGCCAACTTAGGCTTGAGGTACTCTTGGTTTCTGAACCTCGGCCCTGCAGTGTATCGCGAATATTCCCTTTCAGGAAATGAAATCACCGAAGAATCGGCAAAGGAAACCGTAGAAATCTCAAGTCACAAGGCCTACCATACTTACGGCGGCTTCGAGCCTCGTATTTCTTTGGCCTACAGCCTTTCTGAAGAAAGCTCGCTCAAAGCCAATTTAACCGTATCTCGACAGTACATTCAGATTGTGGCCAACAACACTACGCCTTTGCCCGTTTCTCGTTGGAAAACATCAGACCAATATTTGAAACCCCAAGTGGGCAAATTATACACGTTTGGGTATTACCGTTCATCTCCATCGCAAAAGTTTTCATTTTCAGGAGAAGTGTATTTCCGGCAAACCGCCAATTATACCGATGTGAAGATGGGCAGCAATTTCCTTTTAAAACCTTTTGTAGAAACCGAATTGCTTCAAGGAAAAAACAAAGCATACGGTTTCGAAACTTCTTTGAATCGTGTATTCGGCCAAACCACCCTGAACCTGAATTATACTTTCAGCCGCTCTTTCAATAAAATCGTGGGGCAATCGCCCTATAGCGAAATCAACAGCGGAAATTGGTACCGTTCCAATTTCGACCGCCCGCATGCCTTCAATGTAAGTCTGAAAATCCAGCAATCGCCCATTCATCATTTTGCCTTCTATTTCACTTTTGCTTCGGGCCGACCGTACACCGCTCCTGAGGGAATCGTGAGGCTGGAAGGGAAAAACTATCCCATTTACATCGACCGAAACAATGCCCGCATTCCGGCTTATCATCGTTTGGATTTCTCTTGGTTGATCGAAAACCCCAGACAGGGCAATCGCCGTTTAAAGGGGAATTGGGCTTTCAATGTGTACAATCTTTATGCCCACAAAAACATCTATTCCATCTTTTTCAACAATACCATTGGGGCATTAAACGCCTACAAACTTTCCGTTTTCGCCTCGGCCATTCCCTCATTAAGTTACAATTTCACATTCGAATGA
- a CDS encoding arylsulfatase: MKKIAILFFLVLAQLSFAQKRPNIVLVMADDLGYSDLTCYGGEISTPNLDRLAANGLRMNNFYNNARCCPTRASLLTGQYPQKVGLSINGNALTRNGATIAELLRTQGYQTAMVGKWHLSDDIQKAKAEDQQKWLDHQAFLDEPFASLESYPVHRGFQKHYGIIWGVVDYFDPFSLVEGEKTIKELPEDYYITDALHGKMQEYLQEMQQNPEPFFMYLAYTAPHWPIMARDEDIAKYDGVYDEGWDVLREKRYQRMLDLGLIDPKNTPLVPVMGQDDRTWESLSEMEKQVEIRKMQTHAAMVESVDKGLGLLLSTLEAQGDLENTLIIFLADNGASPEIPTRPGYDRSSQTRNGEDLVYQKDLSPALTGTRMSYTGIGSHWANAVNTPYRYWKMESFEGGIHTPMIVHWPEGLAVEKGSFSSALGHVTDILPTILDITHMTYPETYNGHELTALDGQSLLPIFKDVQAEGRKTIFLEHAHGKALIKENMKIVQPTFKEEWEMYDLATDKNEVHNLANKQTEKLNEMIREWNNWFAEMKPYIHPRPGSGPH; encoded by the coding sequence ATGAAAAAAATTGCGATACTCTTTTTCCTTGTTCTGGCTCAGTTGTCATTTGCTCAAAAAAGACCCAACATTGTGCTGGTTATGGCCGACGATTTGGGTTATTCCGATTTGACTTGTTACGGGGGTGAGATTTCAACACCCAATTTGGACCGCTTGGCCGCAAATGGATTACGGATGAATAATTTTTACAACAACGCCCGCTGTTGCCCAACCCGTGCCAGTTTGCTTACAGGGCAATATCCGCAAAAAGTGGGCTTGTCCATCAATGGAAATGCACTGACACGGAATGGAGCCACAATTGCCGAATTGCTTCGAACGCAAGGTTACCAAACGGCAATGGTGGGAAAATGGCATTTGAGCGACGATATCCAAAAAGCCAAAGCCGAGGATCAGCAAAAGTGGTTGGATCACCAGGCTTTTTTGGATGAACCTTTTGCTTCTCTGGAGAGCTATCCGGTGCACCGGGGCTTTCAAAAACACTATGGCATCATTTGGGGTGTGGTCGATTATTTTGATCCTTTCTCTTTGGTTGAAGGCGAAAAGACGATAAAGGAACTGCCAGAAGATTATTATATCACGGATGCCCTGCACGGCAAGATGCAGGAATATTTACAGGAGATGCAGCAAAACCCCGAGCCTTTTTTTATGTATTTGGCCTATACGGCTCCGCATTGGCCCATCATGGCCCGTGATGAAGATATTGCCAAATACGATGGAGTATACGATGAAGGCTGGGATGTTTTACGGGAAAAACGCTATCAACGCATGCTGGATTTGGGCTTGATCGATCCCAAGAATACGCCACTTGTGCCTGTGATGGGGCAAGACGACCGCACTTGGGAAAGCCTCTCTGAAATGGAGAAGCAAGTGGAAATAAGGAAAATGCAGACGCACGCCGCGATGGTCGAATCGGTGGATAAGGGCCTTGGCCTTTTGCTCTCGACTTTGGAAGCTCAGGGCGATCTTGAGAATACTTTAATCATCTTTTTGGCCGACAATGGAGCTTCTCCCGAAATTCCAACGAGGCCTGGATACGACCGCAGTTCGCAAACGAGGAATGGAGAAGACTTGGTTTATCAAAAAGACTTGAGCCCTGCATTGACTGGCACGCGAATGTCGTATACTGGCATTGGTTCGCATTGGGCAAATGCGGTCAATACACCATACCGTTATTGGAAAATGGAATCGTTTGAAGGGGGAATTCACACCCCGATGATTGTGCATTGGCCAGAGGGTTTGGCTGTGGAAAAGGGTAGCTTTTCTTCTGCTTTGGGGCATGTGACGGATATTTTGCCTACAATTTTAGACATTACGCACATGACTTACCCCGAAACCTACAATGGGCATGAACTCACGGCTCTTGATGGACAAAGCCTTTTGCCCATTTTTAAAGATGTGCAAGCCGAGGGTAGAAAAACGATATTTTTGGAACACGCCCACGGCAAAGCTTTGATAAAAGAAAACATGAAAATTGTACAACCCACCTTCAAAGAGGAATGGGAGATGTACGACTTGGCGACCGACAAAAACGAGGTACACAATTTGGCCAACAAGCAAACCGAAAAACTGAATGAAATGATTCGGGAATGGAACAATTGGTTTGCCGAAATGAAACCTTACATTCATCCTAGGCCCGGTTCTGGCCCGCATTAA
- a CDS encoding DUF4249 domain-containing protein produces the protein MKLLLAILLGLGLLASCISPFDFDAGNEKFLVIDGHLYDIDSSYISLRYTAQSHNSAISQSIVDANVSIIENATQEYRYTFNEAANVYVPQEKGFRSKIGSIYTLKIELSNGEIYRTKPDTVRSFPEVEGFFSNNDKDPTIFELSVRHTARTAQSHYYLYKLINYTRARFCAECLNTQWYDTNDSLDCNSPFQNCNSIPRITTLGGYYGFLCDQRSIAWNYKIIRDFTAYSDEILSLGEKQTIKILDVPVSTTARFFAEIHQANISKEAYEYFLILKQAGDRSGTLFDPTPPLITGNVYNEKNPQKRALGYFLVGSQHIYGHYVDRTGGKIVPIDPNIEFDENIRFGAPAYPNCDFPPLSEKIAITNYRTDIEPVGWNPNFQ, from the coding sequence ATGAAGCTTCTACTTGCCATATTGCTGGGTCTCGGCCTTTTGGCCTCTTGCATTTCACCTTTCGATTTCGATGCCGGAAATGAGAAATTCCTCGTAATCGATGGGCACCTTTACGATATCGACAGTTCCTATATCTCGCTCAGGTACACCGCACAGAGCCACAATTCGGCAATAAGTCAATCGATTGTAGACGCGAATGTGAGTATAATTGAAAATGCGACCCAAGAATACCGGTACACTTTCAACGAAGCAGCCAATGTATATGTACCACAAGAAAAAGGTTTTCGCTCGAAAATTGGGAGCATATACACACTGAAAATCGAATTGAGCAATGGCGAGATTTACCGCACCAAACCCGATACCGTACGCTCTTTTCCTGAAGTGGAAGGTTTTTTCAGCAACAACGACAAAGACCCGACCATTTTTGAGCTTTCGGTTCGGCACACGGCCAGAACCGCTCAAAGCCATTATTATTTGTACAAACTGATCAATTACACACGGGCCCGTTTCTGTGCAGAATGCCTGAACACGCAATGGTACGACACCAACGACAGTCTGGACTGCAACAGCCCTTTTCAGAATTGTAATTCCATTCCCCGAATCACCACTTTGGGTGGATATTACGGATTTCTTTGCGATCAAAGATCGATTGCTTGGAATTACAAAATCATCCGCGATTTCACCGCCTATTCTGACGAGATACTGTCTTTGGGCGAAAAACAGACCATCAAAATTTTGGATGTGCCTGTTTCCACCACAGCCCGCTTTTTTGCCGAAATCCATCAAGCCAATATCAGCAAAGAAGCCTACGAATATTTTCTGATCTTGAAGCAAGCGGGCGACAGAAGCGGCACACTTTTCGATCCCACTCCGCCATTGATTACAGGAAACGTGTACAATGAAAAAAATCCACAGAAACGGGCATTGGGTTATTTTTTAGTGGGAAGCCAACACATTTATGGCCATTACGTAGACCGCACAGGCGGAAAAATTGTACCCATCGATCCCAATATCGAATTCGATGAAAATATAAGATTCGGTGCTCCGGCCTATCCCAATTGCGATTTCCCCCCTTTATCCGAAAAAATTGCCATTACCAATTACCGCACAGACATTGAACCTGTGGGCTGGAACCCGAATTTTCAATAA